A stretch of Chitinophagaceae bacterium DNA encodes these proteins:
- a CDS encoding peptidoglycan DD-metalloendopeptidase family protein has translation MIALEKILESHRSTFHKVVDLSEKDIISLLDLTKHNTELTEFIYSDTTAFSAYINKELKKNNALYLVGGYNELREMYKRSILFDLVKYDLSEISLQYDTPVPEPRRLHLGVDIWGAAGTKIYAPLGGMVHSFANNDSFGDYGATIILQHQIDMVPFHTLYGHLSLNDISELREGHFITRGQCFAHFGSPSENGNWPPHLHFQVIEDLELKEGDYPGVCKESEKEKYLHNCPDPDLILNMVHRAAQ, from the coding sequence ATGATCGCACTGGAAAAAATACTGGAATCCCACCGGTCAACCTTTCATAAAGTGGTGGATCTTTCTGAGAAGGATATCATAAGCTTGCTCGATCTGACAAAACACAACACAGAACTAACTGAATTCATTTACAGTGATACCACTGCCTTCTCTGCATATATCAATAAGGAACTGAAAAAAAATAATGCGCTTTACCTGGTTGGCGGCTATAATGAACTGCGGGAAATGTACAAGCGCAGCATTCTTTTCGATCTTGTAAAATACGACCTTTCCGAAATCAGCCTGCAATACGATACACCCGTTCCGGAACCACGCCGCCTGCACCTGGGTGTAGATATATGGGGTGCTGCAGGCACAAAAATATATGCACCCCTTGGGGGTATGGTACACAGCTTTGCCAATAATGACAGCTTCGGAGACTACGGCGCCACCATCATCCTGCAGCACCAGATCGACATGGTTCCGTTTCATACTTTATACGGGCATCTTAGTTTGAACGATATCAGTGAGCTGAGAGAGGGACATTTCATTACCCGTGGACAGTGCTTTGCACATTTCGGCAGCCCTTCTGAAAACGGCAACTGGCCACCGCATCTGCATTTCCAGGTCATTGAGGACCTTGAATTGAAAGAGGGTGATTACCCGGGTGTATGTAAAGAATCGGAAAAAGAAAAATACCTGCACAATTGCCCGGACCCCGACCTGATCTTAAACATGGTGCACCGGGCTGCGCAATAA
- a CDS encoding 1-deoxy-D-xylulose-5-phosphate synthase codes for MEIKTGQLLSKINSPADLKKLNREQLHQVCDELRQYIIDVVSVHGGHFGASLGVVELSVALHYVFNTPYDQLVWDVGHQAYGHKILTGRRDNFPTNRKYKGLSGFPKRSESEYDTFGVGHSSTSISAALGMAMASHYKGENDRQHVAVIGDGAMTAGLAFEAMNHAGIEKSNVLIILNDNCMSIDPNVGALKEYLTDITTSHTYNDLRDNVWKALGKLPVGKNFSREMASKLEASLKGMVSKSSNLFEALKLRYFGPIDGHNITKLVDTLKDLKDIPGPKILHIKTVKGKGYELAEKDQTKWHAPGLFDKLTGEIQKKTFDIPQPPRYQDVFGLTIIELAEKNKKIFGITPAMPSGSSLKYMMEKMPDRAFDVGIAEQHAVTLSAGMATQGMKVFCNIYSSFMQRAYDQVVHDVAIQKLPVIFCLDRAGLVGDDGPTHHGCYDIAYFRCIPNMVVSSPMNESELRNLMFTAQLDSTDLPFVIRYPRGEGVMPEWKTEMKEIQIGKGRKLKDGKDIAILTFGHPGNFAAAAIRDVKAEGINPAHYDMRFVKPLDEEMLHEVFGKYSKLITVEDGTVLGGFGSAILEFMNAHGYKAEVRILGIPDRLVEHGTPRQLYDEIGIDANGIVNAIREMAEVKVTVQ; via the coding sequence ATGGAAATTAAAACCGGTCAACTTTTAAGTAAGATCAACAGCCCCGCTGACCTGAAGAAACTGAACAGGGAACAACTGCACCAGGTATGTGACGAACTGCGCCAGTATATCATTGATGTGGTGAGTGTGCATGGGGGCCATTTTGGCGCCAGCCTGGGTGTGGTGGAACTGAGTGTTGCCTTACATTATGTTTTCAATACGCCTTACGACCAGTTGGTTTGGGATGTTGGCCACCAGGCATACGGGCATAAGATCCTTACCGGCCGCCGCGACAATTTCCCTACGAACAGAAAGTACAAGGGGCTGAGCGGTTTCCCAAAACGCAGCGAAAGTGAGTATGATACGTTTGGTGTTGGCCATTCATCAACCTCAATTTCTGCAGCCCTGGGTATGGCAATGGCTTCTCATTACAAGGGTGAAAACGACCGGCAGCACGTGGCGGTGATCGGGGACGGCGCCATGACAGCCGGCCTGGCATTTGAAGCAATGAACCATGCCGGTATCGAAAAGAGCAATGTGCTCATCATCCTGAATGATAACTGCATGAGCATCGACCCCAATGTGGGGGCGTTGAAAGAATACCTTACTGACATAACCACTTCGCATACATACAACGACCTGCGTGACAACGTATGGAAAGCATTGGGCAAATTACCCGTTGGAAAGAATTTCAGCCGGGAGATGGCCAGCAAACTGGAAGCCAGCCTGAAGGGAATGGTGAGCAAGAGCAGCAATTTGTTTGAAGCACTCAAGCTGCGTTATTTCGGCCCCATCGATGGGCATAACATCACCAAGCTGGTAGATACTTTAAAAGACCTGAAAGACATACCCGGACCCAAGATCCTCCACATTAAAACGGTGAAAGGGAAGGGCTATGAACTGGCGGAGAAAGACCAGACCAAGTGGCATGCCCCGGGGCTGTTTGATAAACTGACCGGTGAGATACAGAAGAAGACATTTGATATTCCGCAGCCACCCAGGTACCAGGATGTGTTTGGACTTACCATCATTGAACTGGCTGAAAAAAACAAAAAGATATTTGGCATCACACCAGCCATGCCAAGCGGCTCTTCCTTAAAATACATGATGGAAAAAATGCCTGACCGGGCATTTGATGTGGGCATTGCCGAGCAGCATGCAGTAACACTCAGTGCCGGTATGGCCACGCAGGGAATGAAGGTTTTCTGCAATATCTATTCTTCCTTCATGCAAAGGGCATACGACCAGGTGGTGCATGATGTGGCAATACAAAAACTGCCGGTGATATTCTGCCTTGACCGTGCCGGCCTCGTAGGCGATGACGGGCCAACCCATCATGGATGTTATGATATTGCCTATTTCCGCTGCATTCCCAATATGGTGGTCAGTTCCCCGATGAATGAGAGTGAATTGCGTAACCTGATGTTCACGGCACAACTCGATTCAACCGATCTGCCTTTTGTTATCCGTTACCCGAGGGGAGAAGGCGTGATGCCTGAATGGAAAACGGAGATGAAGGAGATACAGATAGGCAAGGGCCGGAAGCTAAAAGACGGCAAGGATATCGCGATATTGACTTTTGGACACCCCGGCAATTTTGCTGCAGCTGCCATCCGGGATGTGAAGGCAGAAGGTATTAACCCGGCACATTACGATATGCGTTTTGTAAAACCATTGGATGAAGAAATGCTGCATGAGGTATTCGGTAAATACAGCAAACTGATCACCGTGGAAGATGGAACGGTTTTGGGTGGTTTTGGAAGCGCCATACTGGAGTTCATGAATGCCCACGGGTATAAAGCGGAGGTCAGGATACTCGGTATACCGGACCGGTTGGTTGAGCACGGTACACCCAGGCAGCTGTATGATGAGATCGGTATTGATGCCAATGGTATTGTTAATGCGATCCGGGAAATGGCAGAAGTGAAGGTCACCGTTCAATGA
- a CDS encoding murein L,D-transpeptidase catalytic domain family protein, with product MNLGRRIFIICFVLLAAISSFGYFFWYKPRFSKYPPAKAFAYSENTSSARREVLSRLKLRAAEAKNYVAEHGFSRTHCFLLDMRLPGGLKRFFVYNMKKDSVELAGLVTHGSGSQGDSEDLVFSNKPNSYCTSLGRYKIGRSYNGSFGLAYKLYGLDESNNNAFGRCVVLHGHDCVPNDEVYPSSICLSLGCPTVSFPFLSRLQEYIDKNRNPVLLWIYY from the coding sequence ATGAACCTCGGCCGGCGGATCTTCATCATCTGTTTTGTATTGCTGGCGGCCATATCTTCCTTTGGTTATTTTTTCTGGTATAAACCCAGGTTCAGCAAATACCCGCCGGCCAAGGCTTTTGCTTACAGTGAGAACACTTCATCCGCAAGACGAGAGGTCCTGTCCAGGTTGAAATTAAGAGCGGCGGAGGCAAAGAATTATGTGGCGGAACATGGTTTCAGCCGTACACATTGTTTCCTGCTCGACATGCGGTTGCCGGGAGGGCTGAAACGTTTCTTTGTTTATAATATGAAGAAAGATTCTGTTGAACTGGCCGGCCTGGTCACCCATGGAAGCGGTTCACAGGGCGATTCGGAGGACCTGGTATTTTCCAACAAACCAAACAGCTATTGTACTTCATTGGGCCGTTATAAGATCGGCAGATCATATAACGGAAGTTTTGGACTTGCCTATAAATTGTACGGCCTGGATGAGTCGAATAATAATGCTTTTGGACGCTGCGTGGTGCTTCATGGGCATGATTGTGTTCCGAACGACGAAGTATATCCGTCTTCCATCTGTTTGAGCCTGGGTTGTCCCACCGTTTCATTTCCGTTCTTGTCCAGGCTTCAGGAATATATTGATAAAAACAGGAATCCAGTCCTGCTCTGGATATATTACTGA
- a CDS encoding pirin family protein has protein sequence MKTTLYKAADRGTADYGWLKPNYYFSFAQYHDPAKVHFGLLRVLNDDFVDGGGGFPTHPHDNMEIVTIPFTGALQHKDSTGGNGVIKAGDIQIMSAGTGVRHSEFNSSATEPVTLFQVWVFPKERNIKPRYDQKTYDIAERINKWQVVVSPQEADNALWINQDARFALTNLDAGKEISYSTAFKGNGVFLVVITGSAEVDGQTLNRRDAIGISGADDFSIRATENAELLAIEIPMN, from the coding sequence ATGAAAACAACATTATACAAAGCAGCCGACAGGGGCACAGCAGACTATGGCTGGTTAAAGCCCAATTACTATTTCAGTTTTGCCCAGTACCACGACCCGGCAAAAGTTCACTTTGGACTACTAAGGGTATTGAATGATGACTTTGTTGACGGGGGCGGCGGGTTCCCTACCCACCCGCACGACAATATGGAAATCGTAACCATTCCCTTTACCGGTGCATTGCAGCACAAAGACAGTACGGGTGGAAACGGTGTGATAAAGGCCGGTGACATACAGATCATGAGCGCCGGAACGGGTGTCCGGCATTCTGAGTTCAATTCTTCGGCCACAGAACCCGTTACCCTTTTCCAGGTATGGGTATTCCCCAAAGAAAGGAATATCAAACCCAGGTATGACCAAAAGACCTATGACATTGCCGAACGAATAAACAAGTGGCAGGTGGTTGTTTCTCCGCAGGAAGCAGACAATGCTTTATGGATCAACCAGGATGCCCGGTTTGCATTGACCAACCTGGATGCAGGGAAAGAGATCAGTTACTCCACTGCCTTCAAAGGAAATGGTGTTTTCCTGGTAGTGATAACCGGTTCTGCAGAAGTGGATGGACAAACGCTGAACAGAAGGGATGCCATTGGGATTTCCGGCGCCGATGATTTCAGCATCCGGGCTACCGAAAATGCCGAGTTGCTGGCCATTGAAATCCCCATGAACTAA
- a CDS encoding segregation/condensation protein A, which yields MNNTTYQIKLEQFEGPFDLLLFFIERDELDIYNIPITKITNDFLDFIHNSEKLNIELSSEFILFISTLMRIKAKMLLPRKELDADGNEIDPRQELINKILEYKRFKEAAAKMAEMEALRQLMVKRGNLQKEISQIGEEAGEGTEIQTVTLFKLMKAFEKVIHKLQERNNRPVHTVVRYNYTMEESREYMLSTCRAEKTMSFEKVFDVCENRIHAIFLFLSLLELVQQRFMSLLTGEGKNNFIVEWNENREEEVPGAGFLPGEDPATLN from the coding sequence GTGAATAACACAACTTACCAGATAAAACTGGAGCAATTTGAGGGGCCATTTGACCTGCTCCTGTTCTTTATTGAAAGAGATGAACTGGATATTTACAATATCCCCATCACAAAGATCACCAACGATTTTTTAGACTTCATACACAACAGCGAAAAGTTGAACATTGAACTGAGCAGCGAATTCATCCTGTTCATCAGTACCCTGATGCGGATAAAGGCAAAAATGCTGTTGCCACGTAAGGAACTGGATGCCGATGGCAATGAAATCGATCCCAGGCAGGAACTCATCAACAAGATCCTCGAATACAAACGATTTAAAGAAGCGGCCGCAAAAATGGCTGAGATGGAAGCCCTTCGCCAGCTGATGGTTAAGCGTGGTAACCTGCAGAAGGAAATTTCACAGATCGGTGAAGAAGCCGGGGAAGGTACCGAGATACAGACCGTAACCCTTTTCAAACTGATGAAGGCTTTTGAAAAGGTCATTCATAAACTGCAGGAACGCAATAACAGACCGGTGCATACCGTAGTACGCTATAACTATACCATGGAAGAAAGCAGGGAGTATATGCTCAGCACCTGCCGTGCAGAAAAGACCATGTCGTTTGAAAAGGTATTTGATGTATGTGAGAACCGCATTCATGCCATCTTCCTCTTTTTATCCCTGCTGGAACTGGTGCAGCAACGGTTCATGAGTTTACTGACCGGAGAAGGCAAAAACAATTTCATCGTGGAATGGAACGAGAACCGGGAGGAAGAAGTTCCCGGGGCCGGCTTCTTGCCCGGTGAAGACCCTGCCACACTCAACTAG
- a CDS encoding DUF3078 domain-containing protein, which produces MIKPFVTVLTAVTFLFSARAQDPSLKEFQKVAFKELKLPEKDGWQKAGTFILNVQQGALRNWVSGGEQNTLGVAMLFNYNLNFKEGKNSWNNYFDIALGFQNATSFGRFRKTDDRIDITTKYGYQFSPKWYTALLVNFNTQALTGYNYTDTANNKISSFLTPGKIIISAGIDFRPDKTFTLFVSPITTRLILKNDPDFYSVDKFGVPPDKKSYTELGAFATAKFTKSFTKWALYTGRLDLFSNYKRNPENVDVFFTNLLSLKFNKWLATNISADIVYDDDILKRTQLKEVLGIGLTVKL; this is translated from the coding sequence ATGATAAAACCTTTCGTTACTGTCCTCACAGCAGTAACCTTTTTATTTTCTGCCCGGGCACAGGACCCCTCGCTTAAGGAATTTCAGAAAGTGGCTTTTAAAGAACTGAAACTGCCCGAAAAAGACGGATGGCAAAAAGCAGGTACTTTTATCCTCAACGTCCAGCAAGGTGCTCTCAGAAACTGGGTGAGCGGGGGTGAACAAAATACGCTTGGTGTTGCCATGCTGTTCAACTATAACCTCAACTTTAAAGAAGGAAAGAATTCCTGGAATAATTATTTCGACATTGCCCTGGGATTTCAAAATGCCACCAGTTTTGGCCGCTTCCGGAAGACCGACGACCGGATCGACATCACCACCAAATATGGTTACCAGTTCTCGCCCAAATGGTACACAGCCCTGCTGGTAAACTTCAATACCCAGGCATTGACAGGTTATAATTACACAGATACAGCAAATAATAAGATCTCCAGTTTCCTTACGCCGGGGAAGATCATTATTTCTGCGGGAATTGACTTCAGACCCGATAAGACCTTCACCCTGTTTGTTTCACCAATAACCACCCGGCTCATCTTAAAAAATGACCCGGACTTTTACAGCGTTGACAAATTCGGCGTACCCCCCGATAAGAAATCTTACACGGAACTGGGTGCTTTTGCCACCGCAAAGTTTACAAAAAGCTTTACCAAATGGGCGCTTTACACCGGAAGGCTTGACCTTTTCAGTAACTACAAGAGAAACCCCGAAAATGTGGATGTTTTCTTTACAAACCTGCTGAGCCTGAAGTTCAACAAATGGCTGGCCACCAATATCAGCGCCGATATTGTATACGACGATGATATCTTAAAAAGGACCCAATTGAAGGAAGTGCTGGGGATCGGGCTTACCGTAAAACTTTAG
- a CDS encoding DUF3078 domain-containing protein, protein MKNILLTTFLTLSAIAGFAQDPSIKDLKNEASKSVAKDPKDTVQKKWKLGGLVNLNINQGSLSNWSSGGDKFSFSLNSYLNLFAFYKKNKSSWDNNLDLAYGITNTTSLGSRKASDRIDLLSKYGYALSPKWNASALFNLRTQFAKGYAYSKTAAGVDTSTVTSNSFAPAYILLSLGFDYKPNNDLSVFISPLTERWVVVTDNTIAPLFGIVPGKKSKNELGAFASVNYSKKLGGSFTYKTKLDLFSNYKQKPQNIDIFWSNVITARITKYINFSFNLDMIYDDNTQNVNPAKGPAPQWLQLMGIGFAYTFSKK, encoded by the coding sequence ATGAAAAACATACTCTTAACCACCTTCCTTACGCTTTCAGCCATTGCCGGGTTTGCACAGGACCCAAGCATTAAGGACCTGAAAAACGAAGCATCAAAATCAGTTGCCAAAGACCCGAAAGATACCGTTCAGAAAAAATGGAAACTGGGAGGATTGGTCAATTTGAACATCAACCAGGGTTCATTAAGCAACTGGTCATCCGGCGGCGATAAATTTTCATTCTCGCTCAATTCCTACCTGAACCTCTTTGCGTTCTATAAAAAGAACAAAAGTTCCTGGGACAACAACCTGGACCTTGCCTATGGCATTACAAATACTACCAGCCTGGGTTCCCGTAAGGCCAGCGACCGGATAGATCTCCTGTCGAAGTATGGCTATGCTTTATCGCCAAAGTGGAATGCATCGGCACTGTTCAATTTACGTACCCAGTTTGCAAAAGGATATGCCTATTCAAAAACAGCCGCCGGTGTGGATACATCGACTGTAACTTCCAACTCCTTTGCACCGGCCTATATTTTATTGTCGCTTGGTTTTGATTACAAACCGAATAATGACCTGTCCGTTTTCATTTCACCCCTGACAGAAAGGTGGGTGGTGGTTACGGATAATACAATAGCACCCCTGTTCGGGATCGTTCCGGGCAAAAAGTCAAAAAATGAATTAGGCGCATTTGCTTCTGTCAATTATTCCAAAAAACTGGGTGGCAGTTTCACTTATAAAACAAAACTTGATCTCTTTTCCAACTATAAACAAAAACCCCAGAACATTGATATTTTCTGGTCGAATGTTATAACAGCCAGGATAACGAAGTATATCAACTTCTCCTTTAACCTGGATATGATCTACGACGACAATACCCAGAACGTGAACCCTGCCAAGGGGCCTGCCCCGCAGTGGCTGCAACTGATGGGGATCGGCTTTGCTTATACTTTTTCAAAAAAATAA
- the mscL gene encoding large conductance mechanosensitive channel protein MscL, translated as MGFIKEFKDFAMKGNLVDIAVAFVMGGAFGKVVTSFTEGIVAPLIGMIGGADLSKNVFVLKKAVAEVKDATGTVITAGAAEVALKWGDFVTAIINFIIVAFVMFLVIKAINSMKKKQEEAPAGPSSTDALLMEIRDALKK; from the coding sequence ATGGGATTTATCAAAGAATTCAAGGACTTTGCCATGAAGGGCAACCTGGTTGACATTGCTGTTGCCTTTGTGATGGGCGGCGCCTTTGGAAAGGTGGTCACTTCCTTTACAGAAGGAATTGTTGCTCCCCTGATTGGAATGATCGGCGGGGCCGACCTGAGTAAAAATGTATTTGTACTTAAGAAAGCGGTTGCAGAAGTGAAAGACGCAACGGGTACAGTGATAACAGCAGGTGCAGCGGAAGTTGCACTGAAATGGGGCGATTTTGTAACAGCCATCATCAATTTTATCATCGTTGCCTTCGTGATGTTCCTCGTAATAAAAGCCATCAACAGTATGAAGAAGAAACAGGAAGAAGCGCCTGCAGGCCCCTCTTCCACCGATGCCTTGCTGATGGAGATCCGCGATGCTTTGAAAAAATGA
- a CDS encoding DMT family transporter, whose product MNKGFLNWFIFIALSIIWGSSFILMKEGLKSLSAYQVASLRIVFSGIVLLPTAIKFFRRIPKDKITVIFLSGLFGSLLPAYLFCIAEEGIDSALAGTLNSLTPIFVIIMGALFFQSRTTSNKVLGIVISFTGSILLLFSKGHMQDNQNLLYISYVVLATIFYGINVNMVHRHLHDIGSLQIAAVALTLNAIPALVVLGATGYFNLPLTESGVLYSTAASAVLGILGTAVASIIFYMLVKRAGAVFASMVTYGIPVVANFWGLIYGEEVGWKQFACLAIILSGVYIANRKTAG is encoded by the coding sequence TTGAACAAAGGATTTTTAAACTGGTTCATCTTCATTGCACTGTCCATCATATGGGGCAGCAGTTTCATTTTGATGAAAGAAGGGTTAAAAAGCCTTTCTGCCTACCAGGTGGCTTCGCTGCGGATCGTTTTTTCCGGTATTGTACTTTTGCCCACGGCAATAAAGTTCTTTCGGCGTATCCCCAAAGACAAGATCACGGTCATATTTCTTTCCGGTTTATTCGGCAGCCTGCTGCCCGCCTACTTGTTCTGTATTGCTGAAGAAGGAATAGACAGCGCCCTGGCCGGAACCCTGAATTCACTCACGCCTATTTTTGTGATCATCATGGGGGCCTTGTTCTTCCAGAGCCGCACAACCAGCAATAAAGTGCTGGGTATTGTTATTTCGTTCACCGGCAGTATCCTGTTGCTTTTCAGTAAAGGGCATATGCAGGACAATCAAAACCTGCTGTATATAAGTTATGTGGTGCTGGCCACCATTTTTTATGGAATAAATGTAAATATGGTGCACCGGCACCTGCATGACATTGGTTCATTGCAGATCGCTGCTGTAGCCCTTACACTCAATGCCATACCAGCCCTGGTCGTATTGGGTGCCACCGGTTACTTTAACCTGCCGCTTACTGAAAGCGGTGTATTGTATTCTACCGCTGCTTCTGCCGTATTGGGGATACTGGGCACCGCGGTGGCCTCCATTATATTTTATATGCTGGTAAAACGTGCGGGTGCTGTATTTGCTTCCATGGTCACATACGGCATACCGGTTGTGGCAAATTTCTGGGGATTGATCTACGGGGAGGAAGTAGGCTGGAAACAATTTGCCTGCCTTGCCATCATCCTTTCGGGCGTTTATATTGCCAACAGGAAAACAGCAGGATAA
- a CDS encoding trypsin-like peptidase domain-containing protein: MFQQAIEKVLQFTRPLHSISRTYGGLLLPGSSTFFFVNDNGVAITCRHVAEMIPAAENINQHYLKFRAELNAVPKDNKFKRNVQGLELKYKYLPETTIQLKNNFLNCFDSIREITCHTHPTLDLAILEFKGFNKIFYTSHASFIKDSSKIKQGMSLCRIGFPFPEFNNFRHNPDTDDIEWTNTGNPNSPSFPIDGIVTRFVASNITEGITGIEMSTPGLRGQSGGPLFDTNGTVYGMQFATNHLHLGFDLKDHEIISNGKRSKVTNSPFLHVGICVHADKIKAFLREKNISFSEAE; this comes from the coding sequence ATGTTTCAGCAAGCGATAGAAAAGGTATTGCAGTTTACCCGGCCACTGCACAGTATTTCCAGGACCTATGGAGGATTGTTATTGCCCGGGAGCTCCACTTTCTTTTTTGTGAACGACAACGGGGTTGCCATTACCTGCAGGCATGTGGCCGAGATGATCCCGGCGGCGGAGAACATAAACCAGCATTATTTGAAGTTCAGGGCAGAATTGAATGCTGTTCCCAAAGACAATAAATTCAAAAGGAATGTACAGGGGCTGGAACTGAAGTATAAATATCTTCCTGAGACAACCATACAGCTGAAAAATAATTTTCTCAATTGTTTTGATTCCATCCGGGAGATAACCTGCCACACCCACCCTACGCTCGACCTTGCCATACTTGAATTCAAGGGATTCAATAAAATTTTTTATACCTCCCATGCAAGCTTTATTAAAGACAGCAGTAAAATAAAGCAGGGCATGTCCCTATGCAGGATCGGTTTCCCCTTCCCGGAGTTCAATAACTTCAGGCATAACCCGGATACCGATGATATTGAATGGACCAATACCGGCAATCCCAACTCCCCTTCTTTTCCCATTGATGGCATTGTTACCCGGTTTGTTGCCAGCAACATAACAGAAGGCATCACAGGTATTGAAATGAGTACGCCCGGTTTAAGAGGACAGAGCGGCGGGCCGCTTTTCGATACCAATGGAACCGTTTACGGAATGCAGTTTGCCACCAACCACCTGCACCTTGGTTTTGACCTGAAAGACCACGAGATCATAAGCAATGGAAAAAGAAGCAAAGTTACCAACAGCCCGTTCTTGCACGTGGGCATTTGTGTGCATGCCGATAAAATAAAAGCCTTTTTAAGAGAGAAGAATATTTCCTTCAGTGAAGCTGAGTGA
- the frr gene encoding ribosome recycling factor — MSEEISKITGDTEKAMTRALGHLEAELGKIRAGKANPSMVDGIMADYYGNPTPINQIANISVLDARTISVQPWEKNMLQAIERAITMANIGINPQNDGNIIRLFLPPLTEERRKELVKKCNAEGEHAKVAMRNIRRDSIEHIKKLQKDGLSEDVAKDAEADIQDTTNKFITLIEKHLGVKEKEIMAV, encoded by the coding sequence ATGTCAGAAGAAATTTCAAAGATCACCGGCGATACAGAAAAAGCAATGACCAGGGCCCTGGGGCACCTGGAAGCTGAATTGGGAAAGATCCGTGCTGGTAAAGCAAATCCATCCATGGTAGACGGGATCATGGCTGATTATTATGGAAACCCTACTCCCATAAACCAGATAGCAAATATTTCGGTGCTGGATGCCCGTACCATTTCTGTTCAGCCCTGGGAAAAAAATATGCTGCAGGCCATTGAAAGGGCCATTACCATGGCCAATATCGGCATCAATCCCCAAAACGACGGGAATATCATCCGGCTCTTCCTTCCCCCTTTAACAGAAGAACGCAGGAAAGAACTGGTGAAAAAATGCAATGCAGAAGGCGAACATGCCAAAGTGGCCATGCGCAACATCCGCAGGGACAGTATTGAACACATAAAAAAATTGCAGAAAGACGGGTTAAGTGAAGACGTTGCCAAAGACGCCGAAGCCGATATACAGGATACAACCAACAAGTTCATCACCCTGATCGAAAAACACCTGGGGGTCAAGGAGAAGGAGATCATGGCTGTTTAA